AATGAACTATCTGCTGATGAGATGCCCCGACTGCTGTCCCTTTGCTTTATGTGGTTATGTAATTTTTTGTCGTTTATATGGCGATACCTTTTTGGGTTTGACTTGTTGACACTGTTGTAGCGGGTGCTTTGGAGGTGCTTTCACCACTTGTTGAGTCCTTTGAGGTCGCTAATGGCGTACTGGAGATCGAAGCGTTGGTTGTACCGTTTCCGGTCGCTAAACTGTCGGAAACTCCCTCGGTGGATTGTTGTATACTTACTGTCGATGGCCAAATAGTGTATGCCTCTGTTGTTGGTGGTGGCGTTGTGGTGGTCGGCTGGGGGGGCAAGGGCATGCTCACGGCGCTGCAGTATAGATCATTGCACAGTGGATAGCTGTTCTTTTCCTTGATGCGGAAATGGCAATCGAAAATGCTAGGACGTAACGGAAAGTAGTTGTAAGCTTCTTGGGAGATACTGGACGGAGATGGCATAAGTTTCACCCACCTCAATTGGTGTCTGTTGCTGCAGCTGAATAGGCACAGGAAATAGGCGGAAAATATGCCAATCTGTTTCTCGCACCAATGCTGGGAGCTTTGCACTATAATTGTGGGAGGTGGGAGTGCAGAGGATTAGTGGCAAAAGTTTTCGGTGGCAGCTGCTGTTGTGGATTGGGCACTTACCAGCGGCTTCATATCGCTTGCAGTAGTACGACTGCGGCTGCGAACCTGTGAATATATAAATATCAGAGAGAAGCGTGGCATATTTCGGGAGGCAGCTAGTTGGCAGACTCCCATGAAAGACTGTTTCTAACTTGCTGCGCTGCAAGTGCCACCGACGGCGGCTACCACGAGCAGCAGCGGAATGAAAAGTATAAGTTGCATGTCAGCCTTCTTGAGTGCAAGCTGCAAGCGGCAAGCGGCAAGCGCCTAAATGAATATCCACAGCTGCGGCCAAAGCCCGAAAAGAAAACGGAAAGCACGGAAGTGGAAACACAATTTTTGAAAGTTCGACTGGGAGTTGGAGAGACTCGCTAGGAGTTTGCCAGCAGCTTCCTCTCTGAtcttgctcctccccgtgatGTGGGGCCCGACTGGAAACAGAATAAGACGTCCCGGTAGCAAAGGCGTTTTATTTATACTCGGGTGTACGCTTTCAACTGTCTGAAAatcgtataaataatttcttgGCTTCTTTTCCTTTGCCACTTTTGAAGTAAGCACTACCGAAAATGATTACAAACTTTTCCAAATGACATcgtaaaaagttaaataagtTTTTAGCAGCAACTCGAACAACACCAAaaccaacagcaacaccaacaccaacaccaacaaaaataaaaacaaaaacaagtaACAAGTAAAAGTGGCAGCAACAAGAGTGTAAGACGACTCGATAAGTGCTAGAAAATTCCATGCGTAATTGCATTCTGAATATTTATTCGTTGGAGCAGCACCAACTTCTCCCTCTGTCCACTCCCCACCACTGCACAGTGGTTGCACTTATGTATActcatatatgtacatacatatgtatatacagaTACCGAACCAAAATACTTCCCGTGGACATATCGAGCTACAATTTGTAGGTCGATGCAGACTAGAACTGTAGTTTTTTCGCTGTTTATACATATTCAATATTAAGTCAAACCTCTAAGGCGATAAAACCGCTTGTATAAACATAGGTTTCGGAAGATCGAGGATTCGTTGGATATCAAAAGACCGCAAATACGGAAGCAGCGGAATCATAGTGTCTAGAAAGCTGGTCAGTCCTCGTTGTTGCCATTCTGTCACAGCAATTCTAATGTTTTACAAATTTAATTAATACATTTTTGCAACTCAGCCGGGCTGTCATATATCCGTTATCTTCAATGTCCTGCAATACGgcatccagcgcattttgaaCCTTTTTGGATGGAGTACGGATTCGTCACAAATGAAACTACgccaaaaaaacaacaaaataaccAAGTGATGTTGGTAGAACGGGCAAAGGAGACCTTTGTGGTCGAAAAATGCTAAGAGCTAAATTGTTTCACAACACTGGCTAAACATACAGCTAATTGCCCAAACCTTACAGTGCTTTATTTGATTGGTTCCGATTCTAGCGATTCTGTCTCGAAAAGAAGTTTCTAGCATCATAAATGTGAGGTCAAGTGTAAATTGGCCGTTTTTCATTGTAAAAACAAGGTCAGATCTAGTTTTAACTTAAATTGTgggtatgtacatatgtaatcGTATGATCCGTGTACTTGTATGACCCTACACAATAGGCGAAGTATTTCTTGATTCAGCCTTATCATTCATTCAAGCGGAGCCCAAGGCCAAATGGACGTTTCCCAAACTTCCCAAAAACTGTGTCTTATTTGGATAAATAATGGCCCCTTTTCAGCTGCAAGAAGCTAAAAAATCCACTCCGGGGTCCTGACTTATGTACCATGGAGCCTGTTTGGGgaattaaaataataattaagaTTCAGAAATCGATGAAACGGTACTGCCTAAATGTATAGGACACCAATGCCTTGGTGAGAAGTACGCACCGAGGACTTCTAGAATTCAAAGCTCTAATAATGTTTTTCAGCTGTAATATTCGAATTTTACTTGAAGAACCTGAAGACTACGAATCATTTCTCTGCGTTACTTAATTTTTAAAGGATAGAAAGTTATAAAATTACGTTTTATTCTTTAACTGAACAGTGCTTCAAGTTATAGGTGATCGAACTTGAATGATGAGGGTAAATGTGTACAAATACACTAACAACAATCGGACGGACACAAAAAACATACAGAATCAGAAGCAACTAACTCACAAAATACATTTTTGAAACCACAGAGTTTAAAGGATTTTGTCTGTAGCTACATATATGTCTTGTCTATCTTGTGTACGTAAAATTAAAACATAAACTCAATTTGGACGTTAAAAGTACGAAAAGTGTAACTCTATGCCAATAAATCGGGCTGCACTATAAGAGCTTTTGCAACTTTGTTTCGTGCGCATACCTAAGCGATTAAAACCCCATGTAAACATTTCAGAGAGAGTGTAATGTGTAACAGAAGGTCCGTATACATCTGTACATGGATATAAGCTTTACTATCCACGTCCTTCGAGATTTCTTTGCCCGTGGGCAGTCTGTGCTTCCTTTGGAGCCGTTTTCCTCGAATCTTTACAAATTAAACATTCAAAATGATATGTATTTTGTATAATGTTAACCTGTCCTGCAACCGAGTCATAATCAGTGTTATCATAGAAGATAGAACCAAATTCCTTTCTCCAGAAGCTTATACTTGTAGTCCCGAAAAGCATTAGATTTTTTGTGTAGTCACGGATGGTTATACTAATTTAAAATGTCTTTAAAATGCAAAGCTCCACCAGCTCCAAAACGCACCATCGTACTCCGCAAGAATGCAAAGAACTCAAAAACCCTGCTGTGCAATACATATTTAGAGCAGAGAACAATTAAGTTTGTTAAAGTTAAAAGTTTCTAGCGACAACATTGTCTGCTCCGACCTTTTGTTTTCACATGGCTATTGTCACCCCAAATTCCGACTCCTCCCCGCGTGCGGCTGTTTTCCACTTGGCCAACCGCACTAAGCCGTATCGCTTGCCTTGGCTGGATGAACAAGGCTGCGGGGTACCAGTGGTAGTGGGGGCGAGTAGATAGCTGTACTCGTACGTGTTGTTGCGAAAGGCGTAAACTGTATTTTTATGAAACTGGGCAAACAATTACCCCGAGCGACTAGCGTCCATTATGGGGGAGAGCGACAGGAGCAGATTGAGAGAAGTTGTTTGGGGTATCACACTCTCTGCtggagacagagacagggaaTTGGGAGATGAACAGCTGTACTGCCCACTCCACTCCTCTGGGCGAGTCAGTTATCCTATTTTGGGCTCGAGTCAATTAGAATACTAATTTGTATGCAAATATTTGTGAATTGAATAAGGTTAAGTTTTTCTCGCcagtggtgtgtgtgtgtgtgcccgtATCTGTTCTTGAGCTCGGTTTATTCGTCCCTTTGTTAGTCCTTTATTATGGAGACGTCTCGTGGCCGGAAATCCACTAAGAGCTAGCCGCGGAGAGGAGCAAAAGAAATTACCAGCATGATGGACTAAAACAGCGGTGGGCATTCTGTTTGAATTTCGGAGTAGTCCTCCGACAACCACCACAACAAAAATCCCCTATCAGCGCAACTCGAGCCGGTCATCACTGTGCTGCGTCATGCACACACAATATATGTTGTTGTACAGTCGCAGTAGCAAGCGTCGTGAAATTCTTAGGGAGATGTAGCGCAAAGGAAAATagattaaaaataaaaaatgtcTT
The Drosophila miranda strain MSH22 chromosome XL, D.miranda_PacBio2.1, whole genome shotgun sequence genome window above contains:
- the LOC108165111 gene encoding uncharacterized protein LOC108165111 isoform X22; its protein translation is MQLILFIPLLLVVAAVGGTCSAASSQPQSYYCKRYEAAVQSSQHWCEKQIGIFSAYFLCLFSCSNRHQLSIFDCHFRIKEKNSYPLCNDLYCSAVSMPLPPQPTTTTPPPTTEAYTIWPSTMHLQMQQQANHQIHQPSHE